Proteins encoded together in one Halalkaliarchaeum sp. AArc-CO window:
- a CDS encoding NDP-sugar synthase: MKAIVLAGGYATRLWPITKNRPKMFLPVGENTVIDETFADLEVDDRIDEVYVSTNERFEEDFREYLADAPYEKPILSVEDTENESEKFGVIGALAQLIRREGIDDDLLVVAGDNLISFDLAEFLDFYQRRETPALAAYDVGSRERAKSYGLVELDGERVVDFQEKPDDPHSTLVSIACYAFPATSLSLFETYLEGGNNPDEPGWFIQWLQERKQVHAFTFDGAWFDIGTPESYLDAVRWKLDGDCLVHPDATVEHSQLDENVHVMADSSVVNSSLSEAIVFPDVTIRDAEIKRSIIDEDTHIEGLDFAGALIGAHSRIGNGQ, from the coding sequence ATGAAGGCGATCGTGCTCGCGGGCGGATACGCGACGCGGCTGTGGCCGATAACGAAAAACCGGCCGAAGATGTTTCTTCCCGTCGGCGAGAACACGGTGATCGACGAGACGTTCGCCGATCTGGAAGTCGACGACCGGATCGACGAAGTGTACGTGAGCACGAACGAGCGCTTCGAGGAGGACTTCCGGGAGTATCTTGCGGACGCCCCCTACGAGAAGCCGATCCTCTCGGTCGAGGACACCGAAAACGAGTCCGAGAAGTTCGGCGTGATCGGCGCGCTCGCACAGCTCATCCGACGGGAGGGGATCGACGACGACCTGCTGGTTGTGGCGGGTGACAACCTCATCAGCTTCGACCTCGCGGAGTTCCTCGACTTCTACCAGCGCCGGGAGACGCCCGCTCTCGCCGCCTACGACGTCGGCTCCCGGGAGCGGGCGAAGTCGTACGGGCTGGTCGAACTCGACGGCGAGCGGGTCGTCGACTTCCAGGAGAAGCCCGACGACCCCCACTCGACGCTGGTGTCGATCGCCTGTTACGCGTTCCCCGCGACGTCGCTGTCGCTGTTCGAGACGTATCTCGAGGGCGGAAACAATCCGGACGAACCGGGGTGGTTCATCCAGTGGCTCCAGGAGCGAAAGCAGGTCCACGCGTTCACGTTCGACGGTGCCTGGTTCGACATCGGAACCCCCGAAAGCTATCTCGACGCCGTCCGGTGGAAACTCGACGGCGACTGCCTGGTTCATCCCGACGCGACTGTCGAACACTCCCAGTTAGACGAGAACGTCCACGTGATGGCTGACTCTTCGGTCGTCAACTCGTCGCTGTCGGAGGCGATCGTCTTTCCGGACGTGACGATTCGTGACGCGGAGATCAAGCGGTCGATCATCGACGAGGACACCCACATCGAGGGGCTCGACTTCGCCGGCGCACTCATCGGGGCCCACAGCCGGATCGGAAACGGGCAGTGA
- a CDS encoding ArsR family transcriptional regulator — translation MSDEPTEETAFRTTRQRIAELLRESEATASELATQVDVPVPAVYDHVSHVAQSLSTADEELLVAPPTCRRCGFDGFDDPANQPSRCPECRSEDVAEPVFTIHGE, via the coding sequence ATGAGTGACGAACCGACGGAGGAAACCGCATTCAGAACCACCCGTCAGCGGATCGCCGAGCTCCTCCGCGAGTCCGAGGCGACCGCGAGCGAACTCGCAACACAGGTCGACGTGCCGGTTCCGGCCGTTTACGATCACGTCAGCCACGTCGCACAGTCGCTTTCGACGGCCGACGAGGAGCTGCTCGTCGCGCCGCCGACGTGCCGCCGCTGCGGATTCGACGGGTTCGACGATCCGGCGAACCAGCCGTCGCGGTGTCCCGAGTGTCGAAGCGAGGACGTAGCCGAGCCAGTTTTCACGATCCACGGAGAGTAA
- the hpt gene encoding hypoxanthine/guanine phosphoribosyltransferase, protein MDRLEQSLLDAPIIEKGEYQYFVHPISDGVPMLEPELLREIVIKIIRKAELEDVDKIVTPAAMGIHISTAVSLMTDIPLVVIRKREYGLDGEVSLAKQTGYSESEMFINDVEAGDRVLVLDDVLSTGGTMKGILDALSDIGAEIIDVVAVIKKTGPNELDDTDYRVKTLINVTVEDGEVVIVDRRGDG, encoded by the coding sequence ATGGATCGACTGGAACAGTCGTTGCTCGACGCCCCGATCATCGAGAAGGGCGAATACCAGTACTTCGTTCATCCGATCAGCGACGGCGTCCCGATGCTCGAACCGGAACTGCTCCGGGAGATCGTCATCAAAATCATCCGGAAGGCGGAACTGGAAGACGTCGACAAGATCGTCACCCCCGCGGCGATGGGGATCCACATCTCGACGGCTGTCTCCCTGATGACCGACATCCCGCTCGTCGTGATCCGCAAGCGGGAGTACGGCCTCGACGGGGAAGTGTCGCTGGCCAAGCAGACCGGCTACTCCGAGTCGGAGATGTTCATAAACGACGTCGAGGCGGGCGACCGCGTGCTCGTGCTCGACGACGTGCTCTCGACGGGCGGAACGATGAAGGGAATCCTCGATGCGCTGTCGGACATCGGCGCGGAGATAATCGACGTCGTCGCCGTCATCAAAAAGACCGGCCCGAACGAGCTGGACGACACTGACTACCGGGTCAAGACGCTCATCAACGTCACCGTCGAGGACGGCGAGGTGGTCATCGTCGATCGCCGCGGCGACGGATAG
- a CDS encoding cation:proton antiporter, which translates to MTEFVIALAVVFVTAGALLLVANQLGLPPIPFYIIAGLITGLVVGQPALVELALWGIAFLVFVFGIRIDLGDLQSVLRDGEVAALTQLALVAPIAVGIGYLLGDLFGFEDPFRNAIYFGAAATLSSTLVGGAVLAEEIRNDLVYGRLASSVHFFDDVVAIMALVVLSAEVITDAQLITSKIGYAVLFVLAGLLIYRHGYPALVRISDGGEELILMGSISILIAFLAAAETVGISIVVGAFAAGLAVRSEGVESLAVRNGIESIKDFFAAIFFVTLGALVAVPTIEVVVLSSILTLLVIAANPALHALAFVFEGYDGRTAFLAGSSLNQVSELSLVIAIQAWLLGTIAPPLFEAIVLAGVATMIIGAVSERYENAFYDAILEPILSGRTRYIDTNSSVEDGLTDHVVVVGYGRQGRRVVETLEELGEEYVVLENDPTLLDDLRADCRNYVLGDAMASYPMDLARVDRAQLVISTADHRPVSESILALETRADVILRADKSGEARELLAAGAEFVAVPDVLAADQLVDNVERVLGDERAVDSLEAEHRNYLEAMKLFDVERRLGRR; encoded by the coding sequence ATGACTGAGTTCGTGATCGCCCTCGCGGTGGTGTTCGTCACCGCCGGGGCCTTGCTGCTGGTTGCAAACCAGCTCGGCCTTCCTCCGATCCCGTTTTACATCATCGCGGGGCTGATAACGGGGCTCGTCGTCGGCCAGCCCGCGCTGGTCGAACTCGCGCTGTGGGGGATCGCCTTCCTGGTGTTCGTCTTCGGGATCCGGATCGACCTCGGCGACCTCCAGTCGGTGCTGCGAGACGGAGAAGTCGCCGCACTCACGCAGCTGGCCCTCGTTGCGCCGATCGCCGTCGGAATCGGGTATCTTCTCGGCGACCTGTTCGGGTTCGAGGATCCGTTCCGGAACGCGATCTACTTCGGCGCGGCGGCGACGCTGAGTTCGACGCTCGTCGGTGGTGCCGTACTCGCTGAAGAGATCCGAAACGACCTCGTGTACGGTCGTCTCGCCTCCTCGGTGCACTTCTTCGACGATGTGGTGGCGATCATGGCACTGGTCGTCCTGTCGGCGGAAGTCATCACGGACGCACAGTTGATCACCTCGAAGATCGGCTACGCCGTGCTGTTCGTCCTGGCGGGCCTGCTCATCTACCGCCACGGCTACCCCGCACTGGTTCGGATCTCCGATGGCGGCGAGGAGCTAATCTTGATGGGGAGCATCTCGATCCTGATCGCGTTCCTGGCCGCCGCCGAAACGGTTGGGATCTCGATCGTCGTCGGGGCGTTCGCTGCTGGGCTGGCAGTCCGGAGCGAAGGGGTGGAGTCGCTCGCCGTTCGAAACGGGATCGAGTCGATCAAGGACTTCTTCGCTGCGATCTTCTTCGTCACCCTGGGTGCGCTGGTGGCGGTTCCGACCATCGAGGTCGTCGTGCTTTCGAGCATTCTCACGCTGCTCGTCATCGCAGCCAACCCGGCACTGCACGCGCTCGCGTTCGTGTTCGAGGGATACGACGGCCGGACGGCGTTCCTGGCTGGGTCGAGCCTCAACCAGGTCAGCGAGCTGTCGCTCGTGATCGCGATCCAGGCGTGGCTGCTCGGGACGATCGCCCCACCGTTGTTCGAGGCGATCGTTCTCGCCGGCGTCGCGACGATGATTATCGGGGCGGTTTCAGAGCGGTACGAGAACGCCTTCTACGACGCAATCTTGGAGCCGATACTTTCGGGGCGAACCCGGTACATCGACACCAACAGTAGCGTCGAGGACGGACTGACCGATCACGTCGTCGTCGTCGGCTACGGCCGCCAGGGGCGGCGGGTCGTGGAAACACTCGAGGAACTCGGCGAGGAATACGTCGTTCTCGAGAACGATCCGACACTGCTCGATGACCTCCGTGCCGACTGTCGCAACTACGTGCTCGGCGACGCGATGGCGTCGTATCCGATGGACCTGGCCCGGGTCGACCGTGCACAGCTCGTGATATCGACTGCCGATCACCGGCCGGTTTCCGAGTCGATTCTCGCACTCGAAACGCGCGCCGACGTCATTCTCCGGGCCGACAAATCCGGGGAAGCACGCGAACTCCTGGCGGCCGGTGCGGAGTTCGTCGCCGTCCCGGACGTGCTGGCGGCCGATCAACTGGTCGACAACGTCGAGCGCGTCCTCGGGGACGAGCGGGCGGTGGATTCACTCGAGGCGGAACACCGGAACTATCTCGAAGCGATGAAGCTGTTCGACGTCGAACGACGGCTCGGGCGTCGGTGA
- a CDS encoding cation:proton antiporter: MTEVVLSADFALIIVAATAIALLARQFGQPTIVAYILTGVVLGPVALDVVTIEGLVEVMAELGLGFLLFLLGLKMRFDDIREILRPITNIAVGQTILQTALAFAVAWALGFATVEIIVIALATVFGATPIIVKLLTDKNEITSLPGKIDVGVLIVQDIYLVVVLALFSADRLDDPVQVATTLGVIFVMMGFIGLFSLASSRYLLPRLFRRIADQKEVFLVVAIAWVFLFIAIAEAFELSVEVGAFLAGISLAQLPYSKELEDRITPITDFFILVFFASIGLQIESLASLLAYWQEAVVASVVLMIGNFWIMFYLIDREGFSVETSFLGSINMVQVSEFSLVVGALALQQELIGPDILGYLTLMALLTMTASTYVITYNHEIYERVHPWFERFQSDEKIDRELREYDDHAVAIGYDEITEQALPLLQERYGQVVVVDRKTEHVAELREEGQYDYLFGDVRHTEIRKAAGLKNAKFVLSSTVERDVNAALLAEAPDDAVVFVEADRIVDAYTLYEQGAAYVIMDTYLAGEKLSDYIERYFTDREAFEEAIAADIETIMRRGRRRDGPTSPRFDLQADPRRWGGDDD; encoded by the coding sequence GTGACTGAGGTCGTTCTCTCCGCGGATTTCGCACTCATCATCGTGGCTGCGACGGCGATCGCGCTCCTGGCACGTCAGTTCGGCCAGCCGACCATCGTCGCCTACATTCTCACGGGCGTCGTGCTCGGGCCGGTCGCGCTCGACGTCGTCACCATCGAGGGGCTCGTCGAGGTAATGGCCGAACTCGGACTCGGGTTCCTCCTGTTCCTGCTCGGATTGAAGATGCGGTTCGACGACATTCGCGAGATCCTCCGGCCGATCACCAACATCGCCGTCGGACAGACGATCCTCCAGACCGCATTGGCGTTCGCTGTCGCCTGGGCGCTCGGGTTCGCAACCGTCGAGATCATCGTGATCGCACTGGCAACTGTCTTCGGGGCGACGCCGATCATCGTCAAACTCCTCACGGACAAAAACGAGATCACCTCCCTGCCGGGCAAGATCGACGTCGGCGTGCTAATCGTTCAGGACATCTATCTCGTCGTCGTGCTCGCGCTGTTTTCGGCCGACCGGCTGGACGATCCGGTACAGGTCGCGACGACGCTCGGCGTCATTTTCGTCATGATGGGCTTTATCGGGCTGTTCTCGCTCGCCTCCTCGCGGTATCTCCTCCCACGGCTCTTCCGCCGGATCGCGGATCAAAAGGAGGTGTTCCTCGTCGTGGCGATCGCGTGGGTGTTCCTCTTTATCGCGATCGCCGAGGCGTTCGAACTTTCAGTCGAAGTGGGCGCGTTCCTCGCCGGGATCAGTCTCGCCCAGCTCCCGTACAGCAAGGAGCTCGAAGACCGGATCACGCCGATCACCGACTTCTTCATCCTCGTGTTCTTCGCGTCGATCGGCCTCCAGATCGAGAGCCTCGCCAGCCTGCTCGCCTACTGGCAGGAAGCAGTCGTCGCGTCGGTCGTGTTGATGATCGGCAACTTCTGGATCATGTTTTACCTCATCGACCGCGAGGGGTTCAGCGTCGAGACGTCGTTCCTCGGCAGCATCAACATGGTCCAGGTAAGCGAGTTCTCGCTCGTCGTCGGCGCGCTCGCGCTCCAGCAGGAGCTGATCGGTCCAGACATCCTCGGGTACCTGACGCTGATGGCGTTGCTGACGATGACCGCCTCGACGTACGTGATCACCTACAACCACGAGATATACGAACGCGTCCACCCCTGGTTCGAGCGGTTCCAGTCCGACGAGAAGATCGACAGGGAACTCCGCGAGTACGACGACCACGCCGTCGCGATCGGCTACGACGAGATCACCGAACAGGCGCTGCCGCTATTGCAAGAACGGTACGGGCAGGTCGTCGTCGTCGACCGGAAAACCGAACACGTCGCCGAGCTCCGCGAGGAGGGACAATACGACTACCTCTTCGGGGACGTCCGCCACACGGAGATCCGGAAGGCGGCCGGGCTCAAAAACGCGAAGTTCGTCCTCAGCTCGACGGTCGAACGGGACGTCAACGCCGCGTTGCTCGCGGAGGCACCGGACGACGCCGTCGTCTTCGTCGAGGCCGACCGGATCGTCGACGCGTACACACTCTACGAGCAGGGTGCGGCGTACGTCATCATGGACACGTATCTGGCCGGGGAAAAGTTGAGCGACTACATCGAGCGGTACTTCACCGACCGGGAGGCGTTCGAGGAGGCGATCGCCGCCGACATCGAGACCATCATGCGAAGAGGACGGCGACGGGACGGGCCGACGTCGCCGCGGTTCGATCTCCAGGCCGACCCGCGCCGGTGGGGTGGTGACGATGACTGA
- a CDS encoding TrkA C-terminal domain-containing protein — protein MPLEIRERDLPGVGVRYEADLSAEETVAVLIHNTGRRDLYYRDGDETVDFEHVVELTDSQARALGLLLVGAYYQPVPAQAGEVTPTDEHTKWYQVAEDAPAVGESLGDLGVSVETNAVVLAIIRRGDRTVHPSDDFVLQVDDHLVAIGDQTAHQKLGELIHGTQPQ, from the coding sequence ATGCCACTCGAAATACGGGAACGCGATCTGCCAGGTGTCGGCGTCCGCTACGAGGCGGATCTCTCTGCCGAGGAAACCGTCGCGGTACTCATCCACAATACTGGGCGAAGGGACCTGTACTATCGCGATGGAGACGAGACAGTCGACTTCGAGCACGTAGTCGAACTGACCGATTCCCAGGCCCGGGCACTCGGGCTGTTACTGGTCGGCGCATACTACCAGCCGGTGCCGGCACAGGCGGGCGAGGTCACGCCGACCGACGAGCACACCAAGTGGTACCAGGTCGCGGAGGACGCACCGGCGGTGGGCGAGTCTCTCGGCGACCTCGGCGTCAGCGTCGAAACGAACGCTGTGGTGCTCGCAATCATTCGGCGGGGGGACCGGACAGTTCATCCCTCCGACGACTTCGTTCTCCAGGTCGACGACCACCTCGTCGCAATCGGCGATCAGACGGCACACCAAAAGCTGGGCGAACTGATTCACGGAACGCAACCGCAGTGA
- a CDS encoding helix-turn-helix domain-containing protein, whose product MSKQWDPDGIFEVLACKESRRILAAASVRPVTAKELDRLCDASLPTIYRRVNVLVEYDMLSEERIVGPDNEQSKQYSTDLEEIRVTVADGDVDVNVEIKKDTVEKFGELFEDLGEGHRKTSATEFPDLSSTLPEE is encoded by the coding sequence ATGAGCAAACAGTGGGATCCCGACGGAATCTTCGAGGTACTGGCGTGCAAAGAAAGCCGGCGGATCCTGGCGGCCGCAAGCGTGCGGCCGGTCACGGCAAAGGAACTCGATCGGCTGTGTGACGCGTCGCTGCCCACGATCTACCGTCGGGTCAACGTACTGGTCGAGTATGACATGCTGTCAGAGGAACGGATCGTCGGCCCCGACAACGAACAGTCGAAACAGTACTCGACTGATCTCGAAGAGATCAGAGTCACGGTCGCGGACGGCGACGTCGACGTCAACGTCGAAATCAAGAAGGACACCGTCGAGAAGTTCGGAGAGCTGTTCGAGGACCTCGGCGAGGGGCACCGGAAGACGTCGGCCACCGAATTCCCCGACCTCTCTTCGACGCTTCCGGAGGAGTAG
- the gfo6 gene encoding D-xylose 1-dehydrogenase Gfo6, with translation MSDTSLDVFTGPDRRDWDTTPDGIVRMAVVGLGNYARMVSLPAIAESEYCVPTVVVSGTETSRIETAREYDAVGLTYEQYADGEAEDEYDAVYVATPNRKHLPQIETAADHGKSVISEKPLEATANRARKAVAVCEEAGVTLMTAYRMQTDPVVRRLREFVRQGGLGDPVRLFGNFSFDVLGGSNGPDQWRLDDHLAGGGALMDVGVYPLNTSRFLLDADPVAVWGTTRTSGPFGDVDEHVDFGVEFPEAIGNFSASFSGHSNAELSIHGTEGRVALRDAFGVNADRQLTVETTEGTLEQTGFGRDETVEEFDYFAHCLLTGDKPEPDGRDGLVDVQTAMAVYRSAKEARRVEVTIADQ, from the coding sequence ATGTCGGACACATCGCTGGACGTCTTCACTGGACCCGATCGGCGCGACTGGGACACCACCCCCGACGGGATCGTTCGAATGGCCGTCGTCGGGCTCGGGAATTACGCCCGAATGGTCTCGCTTCCGGCGATCGCCGAGAGCGAGTACTGCGTCCCGACGGTCGTCGTCAGCGGGACCGAGACCAGTCGGATTGAGACGGCCCGAGAGTACGACGCCGTCGGCCTCACCTACGAGCAGTACGCCGACGGAGAGGCCGAAGACGAATACGACGCCGTTTACGTCGCCACGCCGAACCGGAAGCATCTCCCGCAGATCGAGACGGCCGCTGATCACGGGAAGAGTGTGATTTCGGAAAAGCCGCTGGAGGCGACCGCAAACAGGGCCCGCAAGGCGGTCGCGGTGTGTGAGGAGGCCGGGGTGACGCTGATGACGGCCTACCGGATGCAGACTGATCCGGTCGTCCGTCGGCTGCGAGAGTTCGTCCGGCAGGGCGGGCTCGGCGATCCGGTCCGGTTGTTCGGCAACTTCAGCTTCGACGTGCTCGGCGGTTCGAACGGCCCAGACCAGTGGCGACTCGACGACCACCTGGCCGGCGGGGGAGCGCTGATGGACGTCGGCGTCTACCCGCTCAACACCTCGCGGTTCCTGCTCGATGCGGATCCGGTCGCGGTGTGGGGAACGACCCGGACGAGCGGACCGTTCGGCGACGTCGACGAACACGTCGACTTCGGCGTCGAGTTCCCCGAAGCGATCGGGAACTTTTCGGCCAGTTTCAGCGGCCACTCGAACGCCGAACTCTCGATCCACGGAACCGAGGGTCGGGTGGCGCTGCGGGACGCGTTCGGCGTGAACGCCGACCGACAACTGACGGTCGAGACCACCGAGGGCACGCTGGAACAGACGGGGTTCGGCCGTGACGAAACGGTCGAGGAGTTCGACTACTTCGCCCACTGTCTGTTGACGGGCGACAAGCCGGAACCGGACGGTCGCGACGGCCTCGTCGACGTCCAGACCGCGATGGCCGTGTATCGTTCTGCCAAAGAGGCTCGGCGGGTCGAGGTCACCATCGCCGATCAGTGA
- the hutU gene encoding urocanate hydratase encodes MDTNRSTADSQSPPSDQWREYQGAPTGTDLECEGWRQEAALRLLNNNLDPEVAEDPEKLVVYGGTGRAARSWDAYDAILEQLRELDDDETLLIQSGKPVGRFETHERAPRVLIANSNLVGKWDNWEHFHELEAEGKIMYGQMTAGSWAYIGTQGIIQGTYETLAELARQHYDGDLAGKIVVTGGLGGMGGAQPLAVTMNRGVCIAAEVDERRIDRRIETGYCMEKTDDLEEALDRAREAVRAEEPYSVGVHVNAADMLEGLVERDFVPDVITDQTSAHDVLEGYYPSGYTVEAADRLREEDPDAYRRESLDTMERHVDAILKLQDRGAVAFEYGNNIRGQIAEQRGRDDAFEFPGFVPAYIRPQFCRGKGPFRWLALSGNPEDIYRTDEAILELFPEKDHLRRWIELAQDRIQFQGLPSRVCWLGYNTEGGGVEGLTERARFALRINDLVADGEITAPIVVTRDHLDAGSVASPYRETEAMKDGTDAVADWPILNALLNCAAGADIVSVHDGGGVGIGNAIHANNHVVLDGTELAAKKAEAVFTTDPGTGVIRHADAGYEEAIAEARESGVEIPMDEQ; translated from the coding sequence ATGGACACCAACCGATCCACCGCCGACTCGCAGTCGCCACCCAGCGACCAGTGGCGCGAGTACCAGGGGGCGCCGACCGGGACCGACCTGGAGTGTGAGGGGTGGCGACAGGAGGCGGCGCTGCGGCTGCTCAACAACAACCTGGACCCGGAGGTGGCCGAAGACCCCGAAAAGCTGGTCGTGTACGGCGGCACCGGACGGGCGGCCCGATCGTGGGACGCCTACGACGCGATCCTCGAACAGCTCCGGGAGCTCGACGACGACGAGACGCTGTTGATCCAGTCGGGGAAACCAGTCGGACGGTTCGAGACGCACGAGCGCGCCCCGCGGGTGTTGATTGCGAATTCCAATCTCGTGGGCAAGTGGGACAACTGGGAGCACTTCCACGAACTGGAGGCCGAGGGGAAAATCATGTACGGGCAGATGACGGCCGGTTCGTGGGCGTACATCGGGACTCAGGGAATCATCCAGGGAACCTACGAAACGCTTGCAGAACTCGCCCGCCAGCACTACGATGGCGATCTCGCGGGGAAGATCGTCGTCACCGGAGGCCTCGGCGGCATGGGCGGGGCACAGCCGCTGGCGGTGACGATGAACAGGGGCGTCTGTATCGCCGCCGAGGTCGACGAGCGACGCATCGACCGCCGGATCGAGACGGGCTACTGCATGGAGAAAACCGACGACCTCGAGGAGGCGCTGGACCGCGCAAGGGAGGCGGTTCGGGCCGAAGAGCCGTACAGCGTCGGGGTTCACGTGAACGCGGCGGACATGCTCGAGGGGCTGGTGGAGCGGGACTTCGTCCCCGACGTGATCACGGATCAGACGAGCGCCCACGACGTTCTCGAGGGGTACTACCCGTCGGGATACACAGTGGAGGCGGCCGATAGGCTCAGGGAGGAGGATCCCGACGCGTATCGGCGGGAGAGCCTCGACACGATGGAGCGACACGTCGACGCGATCCTCAAACTCCAGGATCGGGGCGCAGTCGCGTTCGAGTACGGCAACAACATCAGAGGGCAGATCGCAGAACAACGCGGCCGCGATGACGCCTTCGAGTTCCCGGGATTCGTCCCGGCGTACATCCGCCCACAGTTCTGCCGGGGGAAGGGACCGTTCCGGTGGCTCGCGCTGTCGGGCAATCCCGAGGACATCTATCGGACCGACGAGGCGATCCTCGAGTTGTTCCCCGAGAAGGACCATCTCAGGCGATGGATCGAACTGGCGCAAGACCGGATCCAGTTCCAGGGGCTCCCGAGCCGGGTGTGCTGGCTCGGATACAACACCGAAGGCGGTGGGGTCGAGGGACTCACGGAGCGGGCCCGCTTTGCCCTCCGGATCAATGACCTCGTCGCCGACGGCGAGATCACGGCTCCGATCGTGGTCACCCGGGACCACCTCGACGCCGGCAGCGTCGCCAGCCCGTACCGGGAGACGGAGGCGATGAAGGACGGGACCGACGCCGTCGCCGACTGGCCGATCCTCAACGCGTTGCTCAACTGCGCGGCGGGGGCAGACATCGTCAGCGTCCACGACGGCGGCGGCGTCGGGATCGGCAACGCGATCCACGCCAACAACCACGTCGTGCTCGACGGGACGGAGCTCGCCGCCAAAAAGGCGGAGGCGGTGTTCACGACCGATCCGGGAACCGGCGTGATCCGCCACGCCGACGCCGGCTACGAGGAAGCGATCGCCGAGGCCCGCGAGTCGGGGGTCGAGATCCCCATGGACGAGCAATGA
- a CDS encoding agmatinase family protein — MIDGIVAPDWRGWEGPSDDPNDRQFGDVIEGAEKGDVADDPDAVLLGEPYDGAVIGRRGAREGPLAIRRSLAGTKTAHCTAGATSPLSATRIVDIGDVARSGDVADDQTGADVADDQTGSDVADDPTGGDVAAVQTQVREVAGEVHALDSLPVFLGGDNSLSYANVAPLLDRGQVGVVNFDAHLDCRALHDGPTSGTPYRQLIEDGLDTYVAVGVRHFETSGPYVEYVRDRGGTIVPADAFDDGVDAAVEAVREAVADVELLYISVDCDVLDAAVAPGVSAPTPGGLTARELFAAVGDLVCDDRLAGFEIVECAPPLDVDGRTVDAAARTVAHALYGALVRRNGGDDTDNDHNQ, encoded by the coding sequence ATGATCGACGGGATCGTTGCCCCCGACTGGCGGGGATGGGAGGGTCCGTCCGACGATCCGAACGATCGGCAGTTCGGCGACGTGATCGAGGGTGCAGAGAAAGGAGACGTCGCGGACGACCCGGATGCGGTCCTCCTCGGCGAACCCTACGACGGAGCGGTGATCGGCCGCCGGGGCGCACGGGAAGGCCCTCTCGCGATCCGCCGCTCGCTCGCGGGAACGAAGACCGCCCACTGTACTGCAGGAGCAACCAGTCCCCTGTCGGCGACTCGGATCGTCGACATCGGCGACGTCGCGCGTTCTGGTGACGTCGCGGACGACCAGACGGGGGCTGACGTCGCGGACGACCAGACGGGGAGTGACGTCGCGGACGACCCGACGGGAGGCGACGTCGCCGCAGTCCAGACGCAGGTTCGCGAGGTCGCCGGGGAGGTCCACGCGCTCGATTCGCTTCCGGTTTTTCTCGGCGGTGACAACTCGCTTTCGTACGCCAACGTGGCGCCCCTCCTGGATCGGGGGCAGGTCGGCGTCGTGAACTTCGACGCCCACCTCGACTGCAGGGCACTCCACGACGGTCCGACGAGTGGCACTCCCTACCGGCAGCTGATCGAGGACGGCCTCGACACCTACGTCGCCGTGGGAGTCCGCCACTTCGAGACGTCAGGGCCGTACGTCGAGTACGTCCGCGACCGGGGCGGAACGATCGTCCCGGCGGACGCGTTCGACGACGGCGTCGACGCAGCCGTCGAGGCGGTCCGCGAGGCAGTCGCCGACGTCGAACTGCTCTACATTAGCGTCGACTGCGACGTCCTCGATGCGGCTGTCGCACCCGGCGTCAGCGCGCCGACACCCGGCGGTCTCACCGCCAGGGAGCTGTTTGCGGCCGTCGGAGATCTGGTCTGTGACGACAGGCTCGCGGGATTCGAGATCGTCGAGTGTGCGCCGCCCCTGGACGTCGATGGCCGGACAGTCGACGCAGCTGCGAGGACTGTCGCACATGCACTGTACGGTGCGCTCGTTCGGAGAAACGGAGGAGACGATACCGACAACGACCACAACCAATGA